From Garra rufa unplaced genomic scaffold, GarRuf1.0 hap1_unplaced_007, whole genome shotgun sequence, the proteins below share one genomic window:
- the LOC141313327 gene encoding uncharacterized protein, which translates to MAFIKEESEDVKIEETFRVKHEDTEEQTDLMALKEESQVLNEMEEKDHDFINGEKSFSWSQTKITSSRKKTRKTGRSYFTCQQCGKSFNQRDSLKRHVRIHTGEKPYTCQQCGKSFTQPGHLGVHMRIHIGEKPYVCEQCGKSFNQPGHLGVHMRIHTGEKPYVCEQCGKSFTQPGHLGVHMRIHTGEKPYACEQCGKSFTESGQLRVHMRVHTGEKPYACEQCGKHFNHRLNLERHVSIHTGEKPFTCQQCGKSYTLKGSLTRHMRIHKQPYEFDQCGKSFDQHENFEVHKRAHKGSPYSCSE; encoded by the coding sequence atctgatggcactgaaagaggagagtcaagtactgaatgaaatggaagagaaagatcatgatttcataaatggagaaaaatcttttagttggtCACAGACTAAAATTACTTCCTCAAGAAAAAAGACTCGAAAGACAGGAAGAAGTTatttcacctgtcaacagtgtggaaaatctTTCAATCAAAGAGATAGTCTTAAAAGACAcgtgagaattcacacaggagagaaaccttacacttgccaacagtgtggaaagagtttcactcaacctggacaccttggagtccacatgagaattcacattggagagaaaccgtatgtctgcgaacagtgtggaaagagtttcaatcaaccAGGACACCttggagtccacatgagaattcacactggagagaaaccgtatgtctgcgaacagtgtgggaagagtttcactcaaccCGGACACCttggagtccacatgagaattcacacaggagagaaaccttatgcctgcgaacagtgtggaaagagttttactgaaTCTGGACAGCTTAGAGTCCACATgcgagttcacactggagagaaaccttatgcctgcgaacagtgtggaaagcattTCAATCATAGACTGAATCTTGAAAGACATGTttcaattcacactggagaaaagcctttcacctgccaacagtgtggaaagagttacactctaaaaggaagccttacgagacacatgagaattcacaaacAGCCTTATGAGtttgatcagtgtggaaagagctttgatcaacatgaaaacttTGAAGTTCATAAGAGAGCTCATAAAGGAAGTCCTTACTCATGCTCTgagtag